The following coding sequences lie in one Arachis stenosperma cultivar V10309 chromosome 5, arast.V10309.gnm1.PFL2, whole genome shotgun sequence genomic window:
- the LOC130979977 gene encoding uncharacterized protein LOC130979977, translating to MNTPCAGGETSKPCYNGCFRSPFFVSDSNKSQNSSVSVVFGSSHDLEEATSYTLHPYTQFTNHEAIPSLQESYANFIKAYPPFGNTSEVDRIRAQEYPHLNLSNICFDYTGHGLFSYVQQQRFCPSTSVASSSSCPPPSALEPPFFDISHKPVNLHSQILHGGQESELESRIRERIMAFMNISEADYTLVFIANEVSAFKLVAESFQFQSNGELLTVYDHRSEALDAMMEACKAQGAHILSAEFCWPKLGIKYKKLKKMIMSKRDKRKRGLFVFPLHSRVTGAPYSYVWMSLAQENGWHVLVDACAFAPKEMDTLGLTMFKPDFLICSFHKVYGENPSGFGCLFVKKSSVSAIKDSANNPTSLGIISLLPAFRQTQDLQEELQSETSPPHEIEVVSVSEIVELQTSLESTPSRRGLSSVNEIECKGLEHADSVGLIQISCRAKYLINWLVNAMMSLQHPHHPQTGISLIRIYGPNINAHRGPAVAFNVFDWKGEKVNPLIVQKLADRNNISLSSAVLQKIRFFDKNEEEREMGIESRVCEVKGLGGQCGNYIKTERERNECGISVVTAALGFLTNFEDVYRLWAFLSRFLDADFVEKERWRYMALNQTTIDI from the coding sequence atgaacaCACCTTGCGCTGGAGGAGAAACATCAAAGCCTTGCTACAATGGCTGTTTTCGTTCTCCCTTTTTTGTCTCTGACTCTAATAAGTCTCAAAATTCCAGCGTCAGTGTTGTGTTTGGATCAAGCCATGACTTGGAAGAAGCCACGTCTTATACTCTTCATCCATATACACAATTCACAAACCATGAGGCCATCCCTTCTTTGCAAGAATCATATGCTAACTTCATCAAAGCATACCCTCCATTTGGGAACACTTCTGAAGTTGATCGAATTCGTGCCCAAGAATACCCTCACTTGAATCTCTCCAACATTTGCTTTGATTACACCGGACATGGCCTTTTCTCCTATGTTCAGCAGCAGAGGTTCTGTCCCTCAACTTCAGttgcttcttcatcttcttgtCCTCCTCCATCTGCCTTGGAACCACCCTTCTTCGATATCTCCCACAAGCCAGTGAATTTGCATTCTCAGATACTCCACGGTGGACAGGAATCAGAGCTTGAATCCAGAATCAGAGAGAGGATCATGGCATTTATGAATATCTCTGAAGCTGATTACACCCTGGTTTTCATTGCCAATGAGGTATCTGCTTTCAAACTTGTGGCTGAATCTTTCCAATTTCAGTCCAATGGAGAGCTCCTCACAGTGTATGATCACAGGAGCGAGGCACTGGATGCGATGATGGAGGCCTGCAAAGCGCAAGGGGCACATATCTTGTCAGCGGAGTTCTGCTGGCCAAAGCTAGGAATAAagtacaagaaattgaagaagatgatAATGAGCAAAAGAGATAAGAGAAAGAGAGGTCTATTTGTTTTTCCACTTCACTCAAGAGTTACCGGAGCACCATATTCATATGTATGGATGTCTTTGGCACAAGAAAATGGATGGCATGTCTTGGTTGATGCATGTGCATTTGCACCTAAGGAGATGGACACCTTGGGTCTAACCATGTTCAAACCCGATTTTCTGATCTGTTCATTTCACAAAGTTTATGGTGAAAATCCATCAGGTTTTGGGTGCTTATTTGTCAAGAAATCCAGTGTTTCTGCTATAAAAGATTCAGCCAACAATCCTACAAGCCTAGGAATTATAAGCCTCCTTCCGGCATTTCGACAAACACAAGATCTACAAGAAGAGTTGCAAAGTGAAACTTCTCCACCACATGAGATTGAAGTAGTTTCAGTGTCAGAAATTGTGGAGTTACAAACATCCCTAGAGTCAACTCCATCTAGAAGAGGATTAAGTTCAGTGAATGAGATAGAATGCAAAGGATTGGAACATGCAGATTCAGTGGGGTTAATCCAAATTAGTTGCAGGGCTAAGTATCTCATCAATTGGCTTGTTAATGCAATGATGAGTCTCCAACATCCACATCATCCTCAAACTGGGATTTCCCTAATTAGAATCTATGGACCAAATATAAATGCACACCGTGGACCAGCAGTGGCATTCAACGTGTTTGATTGGAAAGGAGAAAAGGTTAATCCTTTAATTGTGCAGAAGCTAGCAGACAGGAACAACATCTCTCTGAGCAGTGCAGTTTTGCAGAAAATAAGGTTCTTTGACAAGAatgaggaagagagagagatggGTATAGAGAGCAGAGTGTGTGAGGTGAAAGGGTTGGGGGGGCAATGTGGTAATTATATCAAgacagagagagaaagaaatgaGTGTGGGATAAGTGTGGTGACGGCTGCACTTGGTTTCTTAACGAACTTTGAGGATGTATATAGGCTTTGGGCATTTCTTTCAAGATTCTTGGATGCAGATTTTGTGGAGAAAGAAAGATGGAGATACATGGCTCTTAATCAGACTACTATTGATATATGA